A single region of the Streptomyces sp. ITFR-16 genome encodes:
- a CDS encoding STAS domain-containing protein, whose product MTPIVLVVSGRVTRAAVPGLCAELETLLHAPGETARARPVDCDVGGVEQPDLALVEAIARLGLVARRAGGPRLRLRRVPPELRTLLDLVGLADVVGLDDDGPPAAERPAPASGG is encoded by the coding sequence ATGACCCCGATCGTTCTGGTCGTCTCCGGACGCGTCACCCGGGCCGCCGTGCCCGGACTCTGCGCGGAGCTGGAGACGCTGTTGCACGCGCCCGGGGAAACCGCCCGTGCCCGGCCGGTGGACTGCGACGTCGGCGGGGTCGAACAACCGGATCTGGCCCTGGTCGAGGCGATAGCCCGACTGGGGCTCGTCGCACGCCGGGCCGGCGGCCCCAGACTCCGGCTGCGCCGCGTACCGCCGGAACTCCGGACCCTGCTGGACCTGGTGGGCCTGGCGGACGTCGTGGGCCTGGACGACGACGGGCCCCCGGCGGCGGAGCGGCCGGCCCCGGCCTCCGGCGGCTGA
- a CDS encoding sigma-70 family RNA polymerase sigma factor gives MSDLTAATADIDSRLEGHRVELTGYCYRMLGSAFEAEDAVQDTLVRAWRNFDKFEGRSSLRSWLYRIATNVCLDMLNAGNKRARPVDLSGPTPLAQAALNPLPENTWLEPMPDGRILPSVADPAEAAVARESVRLAFVAALQHLPPKQRAVLILREVLAWKAAEVAELLGTTVASVNSALQRARATLTEQQNSPADAADPLDEEQRKLLERYVAAFEGYDMAALTALLHEDAVMTMPPFDLWLQGHDDITGFMTSFGASCAGSRLIATSANGTPAFAHYKPNPDGPGFVPWAVQVIDIRDGAITGMHCFLDTPRWFPLFGLPDHLEAGAA, from the coding sequence ATGAGTGATCTGACGGCGGCGACGGCCGATATCGACAGCCGCCTGGAGGGGCACCGGGTCGAGCTGACCGGTTACTGCTACCGGATGCTCGGCTCGGCCTTCGAGGCCGAGGACGCGGTCCAGGACACGCTGGTGCGCGCCTGGCGCAACTTCGACAAGTTCGAGGGACGTTCGTCGCTGCGGTCGTGGCTGTACCGCATCGCGACGAACGTCTGCCTCGACATGCTGAACGCGGGCAACAAGCGGGCCCGGCCCGTCGACCTCTCCGGCCCGACGCCCCTCGCACAGGCCGCGCTCAACCCGCTTCCGGAGAACACCTGGCTGGAGCCGATGCCCGACGGGCGCATCCTGCCCTCGGTCGCGGACCCGGCCGAGGCCGCCGTGGCGCGCGAGTCGGTACGGCTCGCGTTCGTCGCCGCGCTCCAGCATCTGCCGCCCAAGCAGCGGGCGGTGCTCATCCTGCGCGAGGTGCTCGCGTGGAAGGCGGCCGAGGTCGCCGAACTGCTCGGCACCACGGTCGCCTCGGTCAACAGCGCCCTCCAGCGCGCGCGGGCCACACTGACCGAGCAGCAGAACTCCCCCGCCGACGCGGCCGACCCGCTCGACGAGGAGCAGCGCAAGCTCCTGGAGCGGTACGTGGCGGCGTTCGAGGGGTACGACATGGCGGCGCTGACCGCGCTCCTCCATGAGGACGCTGTGATGACGATGCCGCCGTTCGACCTCTGGCTCCAGGGGCACGACGACATCACCGGCTTCATGACGTCCTTCGGCGCGAGCTGCGCCGGCTCCCGCCTGATCGCGACGTCCGCGAACGGCACCCCGGCCTTCGCCCACTACAAGCCGAATCCGGACGGCCCCGGGTTCGTGCCGTGGGCGGTGCAGGTCATCGACATCCGGGACGGCGCGATCACGGGTATGCACTGCTTCCTGGACACCCCGCGCTGGTTCCCGCTGTTCGGTCTGCCGGACCACCTGGAGGCCGGTGCCGCGTGA
- a CDS encoding MFS transporter has product MPPASTGASTLTVAASAPSSSVATATAPDRLEPGRPGYRRMSFALFAAGVATFALLYSTQALLPAVSASFGATAGQASWTVSAATGALALCVLPMSALSERFGRRQMMTASLVVAVTVGLFVPFAPSLGWLIALRAVQGAALAGLPASAMAYLAEEVRPKALVAAIGLFVAGNSIGGMSGRILTGWIAQLWGWRAALGAVGLLAAACAVVFHFMIPRARHFTPGSLNPKALAKTVGGHLADPLLRRLYAIGALFMTVFGAVYTVIGYRLVDAPFNLPQGIVGSIFLVYLVGTVSSAAAGRLVARLGRRGALYLAVSTTAAGLLLSLADQLAAVLVGLVLITAGFFAGHAVASSSVSRTATKGRAQASALYQSAYYLGSSAGGTLGAVAFHAGGWAGTVSLGLLAVLGVVSITLYGTRAARAERLRPARVVSVQN; this is encoded by the coding sequence ATGCCTCCCGCCAGTACCGGGGCGTCCACCCTCACCGTGGCCGCCTCTGCCCCGTCGTCCTCCGTCGCCACCGCCACCGCCCCCGACCGGCTCGAGCCCGGTCGCCCCGGCTACCGCCGGATGAGCTTCGCGCTCTTCGCCGCCGGCGTCGCGACGTTCGCGCTCCTCTACTCCACCCAGGCGCTGCTGCCCGCCGTCTCCGCCTCCTTCGGCGCCACGGCCGGGCAGGCGAGCTGGACGGTGTCCGCCGCGACGGGTGCGCTGGCGCTGTGCGTGCTGCCGATGAGCGCGCTGTCCGAGCGGTTCGGGCGGCGGCAGATGATGACCGCCTCGCTGGTGGTCGCGGTGACCGTGGGCCTCTTCGTACCGTTCGCACCCTCGCTCGGCTGGCTGATCGCCCTGCGCGCCGTGCAGGGCGCCGCGCTCGCCGGGCTGCCCGCCTCCGCGATGGCGTATCTCGCGGAGGAGGTACGGCCGAAGGCGCTGGTCGCCGCGATCGGGCTCTTCGTCGCCGGCAACAGCATCGGCGGGATGAGCGGCCGGATCCTCACCGGCTGGATCGCCCAGCTGTGGGGCTGGCGCGCGGCGCTCGGCGCGGTCGGGCTGCTGGCCGCGGCCTGCGCCGTCGTCTTCCACTTCATGATCCCCCGGGCGCGGCACTTCACCCCCGGTTCGCTGAACCCGAAGGCCCTGGCGAAGACCGTCGGCGGACACCTCGCCGACCCGCTGCTGCGCCGGCTGTACGCGATCGGCGCGCTGTTCATGACGGTGTTCGGCGCCGTGTACACAGTGATCGGCTACCGGCTCGTGGACGCCCCCTTCAACCTTCCGCAGGGGATCGTCGGTTCGATCTTCCTCGTCTACCTCGTCGGTACGGTCTCCTCCGCCGCGGCGGGCAGGCTCGTCGCCCGGCTGGGGCGCCGCGGTGCGCTGTACCTCGCCGTCTCCACGACGGCCGCCGGCCTGCTGCTCTCGCTCGCCGACCAGCTGGCCGCCGTACTCGTCGGCCTGGTCCTGATCACGGCCGGCTTCTTCGCCGGGCACGCGGTCGCCTCGTCCTCCGTCAGCCGTACGGCGACCAAGGGCCGCGCCCAGGCGTCCGCGCTCTACCAGTCGGCGTACTATCTCGGCTCCAGCGCGGGCGGCACGCTCGGCGCGGTCGCCTTCCACGCCGGCGGCTGGGCGGGCACGGTCTCGCTGGGGCTGCTCGCCGTGCTCGGTGTCGTCTCCATCACGCTGTACGGGACGAGGGCCGCCCGCGCCGAGCGGCTGCGGCCCGCGCGGGTGGTCTCCGTACAGAACTGA
- a CDS encoding L,D-transpeptidase family protein: MWNISGARARRGLALSVAGLTAIPAFVLGTGTTAQAASCTASKGPYQKQAEKYLHLKVDGKQSAADCKAIRSFQSTYGVTPTIGYAGPVTWRTMQTLTAQKAAGKNPNKAGKCPTNKGRIACVDLTRQISWIQDGKKLKFGPVPVRTGRDKYETRTGAKKIYWRHKNHVSSIYHVSMPYSQFFDGGQAFHAVGVKMWNPPGSHGCVNMRTADAKSYWNLLKNGDDVYVYGRKLGT; encoded by the coding sequence ATGTGGAACATATCGGGCGCACGAGCACGGCGCGGCCTCGCGCTGTCCGTCGCCGGCCTGACCGCGATACCGGCCTTCGTCCTGGGCACGGGCACAACCGCCCAGGCGGCGTCCTGCACGGCCTCCAAGGGGCCGTACCAGAAGCAGGCCGAGAAGTACCTGCACCTCAAGGTCGACGGCAAGCAGTCGGCCGCCGACTGCAAGGCGATCCGGTCGTTCCAGAGCACCTACGGGGTCACCCCCACCATCGGCTACGCCGGGCCCGTCACGTGGCGCACCATGCAGACGCTGACCGCCCAGAAGGCGGCCGGGAAGAACCCGAACAAGGCCGGGAAGTGCCCCACCAACAAGGGGCGCATCGCGTGCGTCGACCTGACGCGGCAGATCAGCTGGATCCAGGACGGCAAGAAGCTGAAGTTCGGGCCGGTGCCGGTGCGGACCGGACGGGACAAGTACGAGACCCGGACCGGCGCGAAGAAGATCTACTGGCGCCACAAGAACCACGTCTCGTCGATCTACCACGTGTCCATGCCGTACTCGCAGTTCTTCGACGGCGGCCAGGCCTTCCACGCGGTCGGCGTGAAGATGTGGAACCCGCCGGGGTCGCACGGCTGCGTCAACATGCGCACCGCCGACGCGAAGTCATACTGGAACCTGTTGAAGAACGGCGACGACGTGTACGTGTACGGGCGCAAGCTGGGGACCTGA
- a CDS encoding thymidine phosphorylase translates to MDAISVIRTKRDRGELTPEQIDWVIDAYTRGEVADEQMSALAMAILLNGMNRTEIARWTAAMIASGERMNFDALSRPTTDKHSTGGVGDKITLPLAPLVAACGAAVPQLSGRGLGHTGGTLDKLESIPGWRAHLSNAEMLNVLDTTGAVICAAGDGLAPADKKLYALRDVTGTVEAIPLIASSIMSKKIAEGTGALVLDVKVGSGAFMKTIEDARELASTMVALGTDSGVRTVALLTDMSTPLGLTAGNALEVRESVEVLAGGGPRDVIDLTLALAREMLDAAGLKDADPEKALADGSAMDVWRRMISAQGGDPDATLPVAREQHVVTAPASGVLTRLDAYDVGVAAWRLGAGRARKEDPVQAGAGVELHAKPGDTVTAGQPLLTLHTDTPEKFDYALKALPDAYDIAAPGTAFTAVPVVRERIA, encoded by the coding sequence ATGGATGCCATCTCCGTCATCCGCACCAAGCGGGACCGAGGCGAGCTGACCCCCGAGCAGATCGACTGGGTCATCGACGCGTACACCCGCGGCGAGGTCGCCGACGAGCAGATGTCCGCACTGGCCATGGCGATCCTGCTGAACGGCATGAACCGTACGGAGATCGCCCGCTGGACCGCCGCCATGATCGCCTCCGGCGAGCGGATGAACTTCGACGCGCTCTCCCGCCCCACCACCGACAAGCACTCCACCGGCGGCGTCGGCGACAAGATCACCCTGCCGCTCGCCCCGCTGGTCGCCGCCTGCGGCGCCGCCGTACCGCAGCTCAGCGGCCGCGGCCTCGGCCACACCGGCGGCACCCTCGACAAGCTGGAGTCCATCCCCGGCTGGCGCGCCCACCTCAGCAACGCCGAGATGCTGAACGTCCTCGACACCACCGGCGCGGTCATCTGCGCGGCCGGCGACGGCCTGGCCCCCGCAGACAAGAAGCTGTACGCGCTCCGCGACGTCACCGGCACCGTCGAGGCCATCCCGCTGATCGCCAGCTCGATCATGTCCAAGAAGATCGCCGAGGGCACCGGCGCCCTGGTCCTGGACGTCAAGGTCGGCTCCGGCGCCTTCATGAAGACCATCGAGGACGCCCGCGAGCTGGCCTCCACCATGGTCGCGCTGGGCACCGACAGCGGCGTCCGCACGGTCGCCCTGCTCACCGACATGTCCACCCCCCTCGGCCTCACCGCCGGCAACGCCCTGGAGGTCCGCGAGTCCGTCGAGGTCCTGGCCGGCGGCGGCCCCCGGGACGTCATCGACCTCACCCTGGCCCTCGCCCGCGAGATGCTGGACGCGGCGGGCCTCAAGGACGCCGACCCGGAGAAGGCCCTCGCGGACGGCTCCGCGATGGACGTCTGGCGCCGGATGATCTCCGCCCAGGGCGGCGACCCGGACGCCACGCTCCCCGTCGCCCGCGAACAGCACGTCGTGACGGCCCCCGCCTCCGGCGTCCTGACCCGCCTCGACGCGTACGACGTCGGCGTGGCCGCCTGGCGCCTGGGCGCGGGCCGCGCCCGCAAGGAGGACCCGGTCCAGGCCGGCGCGGGCGTCGAACTGCACGCCAAGCCCGGCGACACCGTGACGGCGGGCCAGCCGCTGCTGACCCTGCACACGGACACCCCGGAGAAGTTCGACTACGCCCTGAAGGCCCTGCCGGACGCGTACGACATCGCGGCCCCGGGCACGGCGTTCACGGCGGTGCCGGTGGTGCGGGAACGGATCGCCTGA
- a CDS encoding LysR family transcriptional regulator — protein sequence MAHQRSSQPRLSPSSYEEDIRAVLAPRLAYFEAVARHEHVTRAAQELGVPQSTLSRAMVRLEQDLGVALFARRGRTVSLTPAGRTFLGSAERALAEVEKAADSVRADADPTAGRVAFGFLHTMGSETVPSLIRAFRADHPRVRFQLVQNYGEAMIERLRAGGLDLCLTSPVPDAPDLVTRRLDEQRLRLVVPDDHRLATRRRIRLAEAADETFVTLEPGYGLRRITDDLCAEAGFVPRVAFEGEEAETLRGLVAAGLGVALLPPPAVARPGVVELTVTAPRAAREIGVAWLDGHPDTPPVAAFKTFLLSRRGCLLPE from the coding sequence ATGGCGCATCAACGCAGCTCACAGCCTCGGCTGTCACCAAGCAGTTACGAAGAAGACATTCGGGCTGTCCTGGCGCCGCGCCTGGCGTACTTCGAGGCGGTGGCCCGCCACGAGCACGTCACACGCGCGGCGCAGGAGCTCGGCGTCCCCCAGTCCACGCTTTCGCGTGCGATGGTCCGGCTGGAACAGGACCTGGGCGTGGCCCTGTTCGCCCGCAGGGGCCGCACGGTCTCCCTCACCCCCGCCGGCCGCACGTTCCTCGGCTCGGCGGAGCGGGCGCTCGCGGAGGTGGAGAAGGCGGCCGACTCGGTACGGGCGGACGCGGACCCCACCGCGGGCCGGGTGGCCTTCGGCTTCCTCCACACGATGGGCTCGGAAACGGTCCCGTCCCTGATCCGCGCCTTCCGCGCGGACCACCCGAGGGTCCGCTTCCAGCTGGTCCAGAACTACGGCGAGGCCATGATCGAACGCCTCCGCGCCGGCGGCCTCGACCTCTGCCTCACCTCACCGGTCCCGGACGCCCCCGACCTGGTCACCCGCCGCCTGGACGAACAACGCCTGCGCCTGGTCGTCCCCGACGACCACCGCCTGGCCACCCGCCGCCGCATCCGTCTGGCCGAGGCCGCCGACGAAACCTTCGTCACCCTCGAACCCGGCTACGGCCTGCGCCGCATCACGGACGACCTCTGCGCGGAGGCGGGCTTCGTCCCCCGCGTTGCGTTCGAGGGCGAGGAGGCGGAAACGCTGCGCGGCCTGGTGGCAGCGGGCCTGGGCGTGGCCCTGCTCCCACCCCCGGCGGTGGCCCGCCCCGGCGTGGTCGAACTGACGGTAACGGCCCCCCGGGCCGCCCGCGAGATCGGCGTCGCCTGGCTGGACGGCCACCCGGACACACCCCCGGTGGCGGCGTTCAAGACGTTCCTGCTGTCACGGCGGGGGTGTTTGTTGCCGGAGTGA
- a CDS encoding cytidine deaminase translates to MTPTSGAGATAVAGADWDALRAAAREAMSRAYAPYSGYPVGVAARVDDGRTIVGCNVENASYGIGLCAECGLVSQLHATGGGRLTHFTCVDGSGEILVPCGRCRQLLYEFGGPELVLETPDGFRTLDEMLPQAFGPSHLG, encoded by the coding sequence GTGACGCCCACCTCCGGGGCGGGCGCCACCGCCGTGGCCGGGGCCGACTGGGACGCCCTGCGGGCCGCGGCCCGCGAGGCCATGTCCCGGGCGTACGCGCCCTACTCCGGCTACCCGGTCGGCGTCGCCGCCCGGGTCGACGACGGCCGCACGATCGTCGGCTGCAACGTCGAGAACGCCTCGTACGGGATCGGGCTGTGCGCCGAGTGCGGCCTGGTCTCCCAGCTGCACGCCACCGGCGGCGGCCGGCTGACCCACTTCACCTGCGTGGACGGGTCGGGCGAGATCCTGGTGCCGTGCGGCAGGTGCCGCCAGCTGCTGTACGAGTTCGGCGGGCCGGAACTCGTCCTGGAGACCCCGGACGGCTTCCGCACCCTGGACGAGATGCTGCCCCAGGCCTTCGGCCCGTCGCACCTCGGCTAG
- a CDS encoding ABC transporter ATP-binding protein, which produces MELRGITKRFPGVVANHDIDITVRRGTVHALVGENGAGKSTLMKILYGMQKPDEGTIAVDGEQATFSNPGDAIDRGIGMVHQHFMLADYLTVLENVVLGSEKLYGIGDRARAKIKEISDAYGLGVRPDAMVEDLGVADRQRVEILKVLYRGARTLILDEPTAVLVPQEVEALFGNLRELKAEGLTVIFISHKLGEVLSVADEITVIRRGTTVGTADPRSTTTKQLAELMVGSELPSPETRESTVTDTPMLTADGLRLTATDPDGAVRAVLDGITFTIHKGEVLGIAGVEGNGQSELVDAIMGMRTLDTGTLTLDAADISRTPTRERRESGMAVIPEDRHRHGLLLEAPLWENRILGHVTERPNSKGAFLDLKAARADTERIVREYDVRTPGIEVTAASLSGGNQQKLIVGREMSHAPKLLIAAHPTRGVDVGAQAQIWDQIREARREGLAVLLISADLDELIGLSDTLRVMYRGRLVADADPATITPEELGSAMTGAASGHLEAPEEPSQEPSDEPPAPGKSLAPDDPAADRTDTDPRNGGEDR; this is translated from the coding sequence GTGGAGCTCCGCGGCATCACCAAGCGGTTCCCCGGGGTCGTGGCCAACCACGACATCGACATCACCGTGCGCCGCGGCACCGTCCACGCCCTCGTCGGTGAGAACGGCGCCGGCAAGTCCACTCTGATGAAGATCCTGTACGGCATGCAGAAGCCGGACGAGGGCACCATCGCGGTGGACGGCGAACAGGCCACGTTCTCCAACCCGGGCGACGCCATCGACCGCGGCATCGGCATGGTGCACCAGCACTTCATGCTCGCCGACTACCTCACCGTCCTGGAGAACGTCGTACTCGGCTCCGAGAAGCTGTACGGCATCGGCGACCGCGCCCGCGCGAAGATCAAGGAGATCTCCGACGCGTACGGCCTCGGCGTCCGCCCGGACGCCATGGTCGAGGACCTCGGGGTCGCCGACCGCCAGCGCGTGGAGATCCTCAAGGTCCTCTACCGCGGCGCCCGCACCCTGATCCTCGACGAGCCCACCGCCGTCCTCGTGCCCCAGGAGGTCGAGGCGCTCTTCGGCAACCTGCGCGAGCTCAAGGCCGAGGGCCTCACCGTCATCTTCATCTCGCACAAGCTGGGCGAGGTGCTGTCCGTCGCCGACGAGATCACCGTCATCCGGCGCGGCACCACCGTGGGCACCGCCGACCCGCGGAGCACCACCACCAAGCAGCTCGCCGAGCTGATGGTCGGCAGCGAGCTGCCCTCGCCGGAGACGCGCGAGTCGACGGTCACCGACACCCCGATGCTCACCGCCGACGGGCTGCGGCTGACCGCCACCGACCCGGACGGCGCGGTGCGTGCCGTGCTCGACGGCATCACCTTCACCATCCACAAGGGCGAGGTCCTCGGCATCGCGGGCGTCGAGGGCAACGGCCAGTCCGAGCTCGTCGACGCGATCATGGGCATGCGCACCCTCGACACCGGCACCCTCACCCTGGACGCCGCGGACATCTCCCGCACCCCGACGCGCGAGCGCCGCGAGAGCGGCATGGCCGTCATCCCCGAGGACCGCCACCGCCACGGCCTGCTCCTGGAAGCCCCGCTGTGGGAGAACCGCATCCTCGGCCATGTCACCGAACGCCCCAACAGCAAGGGCGCGTTCCTCGACCTCAAGGCGGCCCGCGCCGACACCGAGCGGATCGTGCGCGAGTACGACGTCCGCACGCCCGGCATCGAGGTCACCGCGGCCTCGCTCTCCGGCGGCAACCAGCAGAAGCTGATCGTCGGCCGCGAGATGAGCCACGCGCCCAAGCTCCTGATCGCCGCGCACCCCACCCGGGGCGTGGACGTCGGCGCGCAGGCCCAGATCTGGGACCAGATCCGCGAGGCGCGCCGCGAGGGCCTCGCCGTGCTGCTGATCTCCGCCGACCTGGACGAGCTGATCGGGCTCTCCGACACCCTGCGTGTCATGTACCGCGGCCGCCTGGTCGCGGACGCCGACCCGGCGACCATCACCCCGGAGGAGCTCGGCTCCGCCATGACGGGTGCGGCCAGCGGCCACCTCGAAGCGCCGGAGGAGCCGTCGCAGGAGCCGTCCGACGAGCCCCCGGCCCCGGGGAAGTCACTCGCCCCGGACGACCCGGCGGCCGACCGCACCGACACCGACCCCCGGAACGGGGGAGAGGACCGATGA
- a CDS encoding ABC transporter permease, translated as MTVTATSTPPPAAPKVSGGKSGRTRLSFPVILLIIAGALLALSAVRAITGAEDVTSAGQISAALAMAVPIGLAGLGGLWSERAGVVNIGLEGMMILGTFFGAWAGWQTSPWLGVLAGVIGGMLGGLLHAVATVTFGVDHIISGIAINILALGFTTYFAKLWFNTGEAAAKGGSPKQSPPADDITSVTIPGLSSGLHSIEKHHWFFVSDLAGVIGGLVTNVSLLTIVAVVLFVATFFILWKTAFGLRLRSCGENPMAAESLGVNVYTYKYVAVIVSGGLAGLGGAFLSLVTSHIYNEGQTGGRGYIGLAAMIFGNWRPGGLAMGAGLFGFADALQLRNGGESVHALLLLLFVVLAGIAVWKLYRKSFVQGVVSAVIAAAVLVWYLATDTVPTEFVSATPYIVTLLVLSLSAQRLRMPKADGMRYRKGQGK; from the coding sequence GTGACCGTCACGGCGACTTCCACCCCGCCCCCCGCGGCCCCCAAGGTCTCAGGCGGCAAGAGCGGCCGTACCCGTCTCTCCTTCCCCGTCATCCTGCTGATCATCGCCGGAGCGCTGCTCGCGCTGTCCGCCGTGCGCGCCATCACCGGCGCGGAGGACGTCACCTCGGCCGGGCAGATCAGCGCGGCCCTCGCGATGGCCGTGCCGATCGGCCTCGCCGGTCTCGGCGGCCTCTGGTCCGAACGCGCCGGCGTGGTCAACATCGGCCTCGAAGGCATGATGATCCTGGGCACCTTCTTCGGTGCCTGGGCCGGCTGGCAGACCAGCCCCTGGCTCGGCGTCCTCGCCGGTGTCATCGGCGGCATGCTCGGCGGACTGCTGCACGCGGTCGCGACCGTCACCTTCGGCGTCGACCACATCATCTCCGGTATCGCCATCAACATCCTGGCGCTCGGCTTCACCACCTACTTCGCCAAGCTCTGGTTCAACACCGGCGAGGCGGCGGCCAAGGGCGGCTCACCGAAGCAGTCCCCGCCGGCCGACGACATCACCTCGGTGACGATCCCCGGCCTCTCCTCCGGACTCCACTCCATCGAGAAGCACCACTGGTTCTTCGTCTCCGACCTCGCCGGTGTCATCGGCGGCCTCGTCACCAACGTCTCGCTGCTGACGATCGTCGCCGTGGTCCTCTTCGTCGCGACGTTCTTCATCCTGTGGAAGACGGCCTTCGGCCTGCGGCTGCGCTCCTGCGGCGAGAACCCGATGGCCGCCGAGTCGCTCGGCGTCAACGTCTACACGTACAAGTACGTCGCGGTGATCGTCTCCGGCGGCCTGGCCGGACTCGGCGGCGCCTTCCTGTCCCTGGTCACCTCGCACATCTACAACGAGGGCCAGACCGGCGGCCGCGGATACATCGGTCTCGCCGCGATGATCTTCGGCAACTGGCGGCCCGGCGGACTCGCCATGGGCGCGGGCCTGTTCGGCTTCGCCGACGCGCTCCAGCTGCGCAACGGCGGCGAGTCCGTCCACGCGCTGCTCCTGCTGCTCTTCGTGGTGCTGGCAGGCATCGCCGTCTGGAAGCTCTACCGCAAGAGCTTCGTGCAGGGCGTCGTCAGCGCGGTCATCGCCGCCGCCGTCCTGGTCTGGTACCTCGCCACGGACACGGTGCCCACGGAGTTCGTGAGCGCCACGCCGTACATCGTCACGCTGCTCGTCCTCTCGCTCTCCGCGCAGCGGCTGCGGATGCCGAAGGCGGACGGTATGCGCTACCGCAAGGGCCAGGGCAAGTGA
- a CDS encoding ABC transporter permease translates to MKKIDKERLLLGIAAPVLAIVVAFLVTALVLAATGKEPFNAFGIMFDYGLKSDSQVYILNKATTYYLAGLAVAVGFRMNLFNIGVDGQYRLAAFFAAALGGALTLPGALQIPLIILTAMIVGAMWAGIAGVLKVTRGVSEVVSTIMLNSIATAIIGYLLQQNRLGHLDEAGTKISTKPLPESSHFFEFPTTPTPVWGFIVVAVVAGIAYWFTLSRTRFGFDLRTVGASGSAAEASGVNVKKMVVTSMLISGAVAGLIGMPTLLNDSYEFSGDFPVGIGFTGIAIALLGRNHPIGIALGALLWGFLERGTGKLEFEGYDKEIVGVIQGVIVLCVVIAYEVVRRYGLKRQQSKVGAELAAQAARNSDQQEVSA, encoded by the coding sequence ATGAAGAAGATCGACAAGGAGCGGCTGCTCCTGGGGATCGCGGCCCCCGTACTCGCGATCGTGGTCGCCTTCCTGGTGACGGCACTCGTGCTCGCCGCCACCGGCAAGGAGCCGTTCAACGCCTTCGGCATCATGTTCGACTACGGCCTGAAGTCGGACAGCCAGGTCTACATCCTGAACAAGGCGACGACCTACTACCTCGCGGGTCTCGCGGTGGCCGTCGGCTTCCGGATGAACCTCTTCAACATCGGCGTCGACGGCCAGTACCGCCTCGCGGCCTTCTTCGCCGCCGCGCTCGGCGGCGCCCTGACCCTGCCCGGCGCCCTCCAGATCCCGCTGATCATCCTCACCGCGATGATCGTCGGCGCGATGTGGGCGGGGATCGCCGGTGTCCTCAAGGTCACCCGGGGCGTCAGCGAGGTCGTCTCGACGATCATGCTGAACTCCATCGCCACCGCGATCATCGGCTATCTGCTCCAGCAGAACCGCCTCGGCCACCTCGACGAGGCCGGCACCAAGATCTCCACCAAGCCGCTCCCGGAGTCCTCGCACTTCTTCGAGTTCCCGACCACCCCGACGCCCGTCTGGGGCTTCATCGTGGTCGCGGTCGTCGCCGGCATCGCCTACTGGTTCACGCTCTCGCGCACCCGGTTCGGCTTCGACCTGCGCACGGTCGGCGCCTCCGGCTCCGCGGCCGAGGCCAGCGGTGTCAACGTCAAGAAGATGGTCGTCACCTCGATGCTCATCTCGGGTGCCGTGGCCGGCCTGATCGGCATGCCCACGCTGCTCAACGACAGCTACGAGTTCAGCGGCGACTTCCCGGTCGGCATCGGCTTCACCGGTATCGCCATCGCCCTTCTCGGCCGCAACCACCCCATCGGCATCGCGCTCGGCGCGCTGCTCTGGGGCTTCCTGGAGCGCGGCACCGGAAAGCTGGAGTTCGAGGGGTACGACAAGGAGATCGTCGGCGTGATCCAGGGCGTCATCGTCCTGTGCGTCGTCATCGCCTACGAAGTCGTCCGCCGCTACGGACTCAAGCGCCAGCAGAGCAAGGTCGGCGCGGAACTCGCCGCACAGGCCGCCCGTAACTCCGACCAGCAGGAGGTGTCGGCGTGA